From the genome of Canis lupus familiaris isolate Mischka breed German Shepherd chromosome 8, alternate assembly UU_Cfam_GSD_1.0, whole genome shotgun sequence, one region includes:
- the VCPKMT gene encoding protein-lysine methyltransferase METTL21D isoform X1, with product MAATVESSVEDPLRNFVRVLEKRDGTVLRLQQYGSGGVGCVVWDAAIVLSKYLETPGFSGDGPHALSRRSVLELGSGTGAVGLMAATLGADVVVTDLEELQDLLKMNINMNKHLVTGSVQAKVLKWGEAIEDFPSPPDYILMADCIYYEESLEPLLKTLKDLSGFETCIICCYEQRTMGKNPEIEKKYFELLQLDFDFEKIPLEKHDEEYRSEDIHILYIRKKKSKSPS from the exons ATGGCGGCTACCGTGGAGTCCTCCGTGGAGGACCCGCTGCGGAACTTTGTTCGAGTTTTGGAAAAGCGAGATGGCACGGTGTTACGACTGCAGCAATATGGCTCCGGCGGCGTGGGCTGCGTTGTTTGGGACGCTGCCATCGTCCTTTCTAAGTACCTGGAAACGCCCGGGTTTTCCGGCGATGGGCCCCACGCTCTGAGCCGGCGGTCGGTGCTGGAGCTGGGCTCGGGCACCGGGGCCGTGGGGCTCATGGCTGCTACTCTCGG GGCCGATGTGGTGGTCACAGATCTGGAGGAATTGCAAGACTTGCTGAAGATGAATATTAATATGAACAAGCATCTTGTCACTGGTTCTGTTCAAGCCAAGGTACTGAAATG GGGGGAAGCAATAGAAGACTTTCCTTCTCCGCCAGACTACATACTGATGGCCGACTGCATATACTACGAAGAG TCTTTGGAGCCGTTGTTGAAAACTCTAAAAGATCTTAGTGGATTTGAGACTTGTATTATATGTTGTTATGAACAACGAACAATGGGAAAAAAtccagaaattgagaaaaaatattttgag cTCCTACAGCTAGACTTTGACTTTGAAAAAATTCCTTTGGAGAAACACGATGAAGAATATCGAAGCGaggatattcatattttatacatcagaaagaaaaaatcg aaatcTCCATCATGA